The Brassica rapa cultivar Chiifu-401-42 chromosome A10, CAAS_Brap_v3.01, whole genome shotgun sequence genome segment GAATACGACAACTGATAAATTGTTAATGGAATttttagatatgaaaattttaattgaatTTGGAACTAACAGAACACCTTTGAATATGCAAATTGTACACATTTTCTTGCGTAGCTGGTGAAGATATTTAAAGAATAATAAATACAATTGTGGCATAAGTTATAaccaacaaatataaaattatccACTTTTATTTTGTTGCTTGAAAACTAGTGACGCTTTAAAAAGGCATTATGGACCCCGACAGTAGGACGCTGATCAATAAAGTTGCAATTGATTCTCTCTAATAGTACCATTTTTGGGTTgatttttcaaacaaaaattagGTGCCATTTGACAAAATAGTGGATGGTCCTTGGGCCGACATGGGCCAGTCATAATAATTACTTCGAGGCAGTGGAGTTATTCACTGAGACACTAAAGAAGTGGACTTGAGAAAATCAAGCCTAGCTTTGGTCAGCTTTATCTTCTCTTCTGCTTCTTCTGCTTTCTCCTTTACACCTCTCACTACTTCTTCTGGAGCTTTCTCCAAAAACTACATATTTTATGCGTTTCGAATAAGCTTATCTAACAAGTGTTTAAAAGATTCTTTTGATGGTAATGGTGTGTACCTTTGGTGAATTAAGGCGAGTGATGAGGGCGTCATATTCAGTTTGCATCTTGGAGAGACGTTTGGAAATGCGTGGGACTTCAGAAGATATATCAACCATGGCAGCAAGTGGTAGATATGCCTCTAGTCCTTCACTGGCTACAACGTGGACTGAGAGATTTGCATCACCTAAAGAAAGATCAAACCATGATTGTGAACACGAGTTGGAAGAGTTGAGATAAAAGAGAGTAAAATTgagttaattattattatatataccaGGAGGGGTGTTGGTAAAATGGACGTTGTTCAAGTCAAGCCTTGATAGAAGAGCTAACACCTCCTTTTCTTTCTGCACCCAGAGACAAGACACAGCTTTCAATAAGGCAAATCTATTATAAACTTTATTCATAAGGGTGCCATGCTACCACACGACAAAAGTTACTGACCGAGATGTATCCGACAACCTCTGCACTTCCAACAACCGAGGCAGATATACGCTTTACCGGTTCCACTGAATACTCTGCTCGTACATTTCGTATTGCTCTTGTCTGCAAATAAAACAGGCAAGGGTGTCAACATGTTCTGAACCTAAACCCTTTACGTATGGTTCTGTTGGAGGTTTGCAGAATATATGAAGGCAGATATTCATACTGACCAGAGCTTGTAAATTCTCAAATCTTTTTATTGATTCAACATTCCTTGGAAGTGAATTTTGTGGCCATGGAGATACAATGAGCGCTTCTTTCCTGTAGGGTAGTGCCTGCAAATACAAAATGCAATCAGAATATGGTTTTTGCGaagttgaaattattttttggttgCACTGCCAGAGTAATCAACAACATACAACAAAGTTTACAGGTGGCCTAGTAGATGGTGAGATGAAAACCTAAGTAGAAAGGTGGAGAGCATGTTATTAATACCTGCCATAGATCCTCGGTTACAAATGGCATGAAGGGATGCAACAGCTTAAGTATATTCTCAAAGACATATAACAAAACTGCCTGAGAAACTAGAGAATCTGAGTTGCCTCCAGATCCATACAGTCGAGATTTGCTGGCTTCAATATACCTTAACGAGTAGATAGTAAGACTAGTCAGTCAGTTAATTCCAAGAAACATGTACTAGACTACTAGTTTTGTTAAGAGTTCAGGTGGAGATACCAATCAGCAAAGTCACTCCAAAAGAATTCATATGTTTCTCTTCCTACATCCCCAAAGAACAACTTTTCATAGCTTGTTGTGACGGAATCAATGAGAATATGGAGTTTTGACACCTGACGATAACACAAAAGGAATATAAGGTGATAGGcagattaatattattttgattacTCCAGGGTTTAAATATTATACCGCCCAGCATTCAGGTAAGGGTAAACTGAGCAGGGTTTCCTCTTTGTCAAGCTGAAAAAGAAGCAAAATATTAAACAAGCTTTATTATAGAAAATTGTGAAATTTCAAGATAAATTGATACTAAGAGAGCAGCGATGATTTTATCGCAAGCAAACCTTGAGGGCCAGCAAATTCTCCCAAGCGGATGTATCGCTGAGACTAGGCAGACTCTGGAGCACAAACTTTCCAGCATTCCATAGTTTGTTGGTGAATGCTTTATTTGCAGTTAACTTCTCAGTAGATAAGTTCAGATCCTAAGAAGGGGTAGGTAATGGGGAAGAGATAGAAAGGAAAACAGACATAAATAGTGTAATtcttcaaaaaaacaaacaagaatGGATCAGCTGGCTAAACACACTAGATGAGTAGAGATCAAACCTGACCAGCAGTTCCTAGTGCAATCGAAAACCTCAAAGCGTCTGTGCCAAAATCTTTGATTGTGTCAAGCGGATCAATCACATTCCCAAGAGATTTTGACATTTTTCTCCCCTGAAAAATTCCAAATAATCTGGTCAACTACATGGAGATAATACTAGTTTCCCTTGAGGTAACTTAACATTTAGTAGCATAAGGGGAGAAGTGAGAGACAAAGATATGCAAAGCTTAACGATCATCACTTGAGTATTTATCTTGTCCCCCATAAACACACACAATGACTAGAACAGGCATAAAGCCTAAACTTACTTCAGAGTCCCGTATAAGTCCGTGTAGGTAGACATGAGTAAATGGAACGGTCCCTGTAAATTCTATTCCCATCATAACCATTCTTGCTACCCAGAAAAATAGTATGTCATGCCTGTCCAATCAAAGAGAAGAATAGTTATTTGGAGGAAGTAATGTGAAATTTTAAAGAAGCAACTGCTACAAACACGCATGTTCTTTCCAGGTTTCACGTAATTTAAGACATCACTTCTTGGTAACAGAATAATTGTGTTGGTCCTAAAAGATTACATTACAAGTGAAGGGTCTAGCATTAACATTAGCCCTTATAATAGCAGCCAGTGAAGAAAGGAATATACCCTGTTTCTAACATGTTTGTAGGGTAGAAGTTTTTGAAATCCTCCGCTGATACGTCAGGCCAGCCAAGGGTGCTGAATGGCCACAATGAGCTGCAGAAAGAAACATCTTAGGTAAGTTATATAGGTCGttaaataaaaatcactaaTTCAAAGTGTCAGTTTCGGAGAAACTGAAACTTTCACATGATTAAACTAGAGTATTTTTTCTATAACAATGGAACACAGCAGAGAAATCATCTCCAAAAAAATACAACTAACCTGGAAAACCATGTGTCAAGAACATCTGGATCCTGATATATCTCAACGTCTTTTCCATACTTCTCATGGGCTTTCTCAAGGGCTTCTTCAGCATTTTTGGCAACTATGTAGTCCTCCTCACAATCCTTTCCAACCACATACCAAACTGGTATGCGATGCCCCCACCACAGCTGCCGGCTTATGCACCAATCCTTAATATTTGTCAGCCAGTGATTGTATATCTGCAAGTGCCgacatgaaaaaaaatatacgtCAAAGCAGAAGTATGCAATGTACACAATCAAAAATCTCTAGCATACCTTCTCAAATCTCTCAGGTATGATGGTAAGCTCTTTTTTCTCAACAGCAAGAAGAGCCTTCTCAGCTAAAGGATCCATGTGGACAAACCATTGTTTGCTTACAAGTGGCTCAATAACCTAACACCAGTTAAAACCATGCAtgataaattatatgaacttctAACGAACTGGATAATTGATACAGAATCAGCAGAAAAATACTTCTCCACCACGCTGAGATCTTGGAACTCGTGAAGTATGAGGCTCCTTTTTAACAGCTAAACCTGTCTCTTCAAGATCTGCCCATAGCTTCTCCCTCACTGCAAACCGGTCAAGGCCACTGAAAACACAATGTATGTTAAGGAACCATAGACGTTAAAAAGTAACCTCAGGGACTTCCATTTCATAATAGTGAAACTAATGAGCTAACATATAAGttggaaaacaaaatatttaccaaaacaaGCCAGCAACGTCATTTAGTGTTCCATCCTTGTTCATCACATTCAGAATGGGGAGACCTAGCTTCCTTGCAAGAAGATAATCGTTGTGATCATGCCCAGGACTTATCTTCAGAACACCAGTCCCAAAATCCTTATCAACATACTGCCACGGTAAACAGAAAATACTGATGAGGTCACTTCAGTTTCTCTCTTCTGAGTTACTGAACTccagcaaaagaaaaaatactGATGAGAAAGGCATGagaacagaaaagaaaaaaaacaagtgtAGCCTTTTCCTTGTTGAGTTTAGGAAAAGATACTTGATCCTAAAGACAATATAAAGAGAGCATAGGCAGTAGATCTGAGTTCACCTTATCGGAAATAATTGGCACATGACGACCATATGTCATAGGTACAATTGCTGTCTGACCAACATACTTAGCATAACGATCATCCTGTCAGATGCCAAACACATTTCACAACATTAATGCTCAAACGATGCCCGTGAAAGAGAACCTATTATAGGAAacgattagaaaaaaaaaaaaacataagagaaATATCACCACCTACCTCAGGATGCACGGCAATGGCCACATCACCAAACAATGTCTCTGGACGTGTCGTTGCTATAGTCAAGAAATCAGGACTACACGAGGAAAGATCAAATTAGTGATTTCCATAAGTAGAACAAACATAGTCGCTAACCTTCCAAGAATAATTTACAAGCACAGGTGATAGTTAACTACTGACGAAGCAACTCCTATGAGCCTAAAGTTGTGTTCCAAGTTTTAATGATCATACCACATAATCTAAAGCTTCGCTACTTTTCAAACTATATATCATGCTTCTGTGAATTCTTTAAAGAGCAGAGACGATTCAGATGTAAGAAGTCGTCTTTTCACATAATTTAGCTATTATATAAGGAAGTACTGGTAGTTGGACAGTACCTTCCAGCAACACGGTATTTAATATGGTATAGAAATCCAGGTTCCTCAGAATATTCTACTTCCTGTTAAGAACAAGACAGTTACTTTctagaaagaaataaaaaaaagtaatcaaACAACAGAGTTTGAGATAAGAGACATCACACACCAAGTCTGAAACAGCAGTCTGTAAATTAGGGGACCAGTTGACCATGTAAGATCCTGAAAAAACATTATGCCAAAATCATCAAACTTCGTATGAGTACAGCACATCACTACTTACAGCTACGACAACAGAAATCAAAACATGTAATAGCTTACCTTGGTATATCAACCCTTTTTCATGAAGCTTCACAAAAGCCTCCACCACAGCTCCTAAATCAGCGTAAAGGATAGTCAAGGAATGTACAGAATGAATTCAAAATAGCGAGAAACTTTAAGAGCCACCTAGAAACTGCCTAACATTTTACTTGCCGAAGTTTTTGGTTCTAAATATACCACTCCAAAACATTAAAGACAACTTTGCGAACCACCTATAGTGTGCGTTTATAATCACCATCTAAAAGCTATAGAAACTATAGAAAAAACGCCTTACGACTCAATTGCTCATCAAGAGTGAAGCGCTCTCTACTCCAATCACAAGAAGCACCCAGTCTCTTAATCTGATTTGTGATGGTTCCCCCATAcctgagaagaaaaaaaacaaaaactataatTCCAGCCTTATTACCATTTATCATATACAAATCCtgtggattttttttcttttttagaagTTCTATGACTTGTTCGAAGAATGAAACACTTGCAGagtataatataaatatcttataaaatttatatattttgaagtaAGTAATGCAGTGATTAGGGAACATACTTCTCCTTCCATTCCCAGACTCTTTTGGTAAACTCATCTCTACCTAACTCCACTCTCTTAATGCCTTCTGATGCTAGCATCTTTTCGACGACCAACTGTAAGGAAATATTGATAGCTTCAGTAATATACATCAGAAACATTTACCAAACAACGCAAATACAAATTGTACAAAACATATCTACAACAAAGGACTTTAATAAAGAGAATGTGGGAGATTGGTATTTGGTATATGAACGAGAGCAGTGGAGTGGGAAGAAGAGATAAAGCAAAGTGAGCAGAAAACAACACGCAAGCACTAATATAAATAACATGAACATCTCGAACTTTAAAAAGGGGAAATGAACCTGAGTGGCAATACCAGCATGATCAGTCCCTGGAAGCCAAAGTGTTGGCCTCCCTCTCATTCTATTGTATCGAACCATTATATCctgtaaaaaacaaaaatgatgagAATAGCCTAACACAGCTAATGCACACAAGAAGCATGTCATTACTAAAGAACCGACCACACAAATCAACTGAAAGCGCCTAGCAAACTGAAAAGACATATATCTAACAAAGTAAGCTACACTAACAAGCTAAGAaacttgaatttaaaaaaaaaacataaactgaATACCCAAATGACTGTCAAATTATTCCACAACCTCAAGAGTGACAAACATGGCATGGCCCATGTGGAGAGAGCCAGTGACATTAGGAGGTGGCATTGGTATCACAAAAGGTTTGCCTCCTCCTTTGTCAAAACTTGGTTTGAAGTACCCTTGCGACTCCCACCTAAAATGCATGAATCATCAGAATTAAACACAAAACAAAGTCTTGCAAATGAGCAGAAAGTGTTTTTACCATTTGTAGATTTTCTCCTCGGATGCAAAATCAAAGCTCTTGGATGTCTCAGGAGAAGTAAAGACATCACTTCCTGACGCAGCAGCaactgaagagaagaagaagaagatgatgaattcGAATTAAATAAGGATAAAGGTTTCGACTTTCGAGGCGAAGCAACGTACCACACAGGGAGAATCTACGTTTCGAGAAACATGACGGAGAAACTAATCGACGGCGTCGGTGAGTGAAGAACAGAGTGTTTAACCGGTGAGGAGAGCAGGGAGACAGAAACGTTGTAGTAGTGGGCAGAGAGAAACCCGTCTGGAGAATCATGGCAGAAGCCCCGAGAAAATCTGGGGGCGAGAAAAGTTTTTGAATTTCCCAGGAAAAACAAGGATAAGCCGCCGAGTTAAACGGAGGTCACTGAAGCAGAGGATTAGATGATGACGGAAGGGCAGTTCTGTAATTATTCATGTACTTATGTAATTACTGGCGGTAAATATTTTTGATCACGGTAATAATAATTAGCAGATGATGATGACGCTAATCTCCACTAGTGTGTATGTAGCACAGTTTCAATATAGTTTTCATTCACTGTATAGTCTGTGTTAATTGCTCTGCCTCGGCACATACTTATATTGTTAACAACATTTGAAGAAGATTtgattattattatgtttttacaTTGTACTAAAAGAAAGCAAGAGAAAAGATGATCGATGCCTTGACTTGAGCGATGAGGCCAACATCTAAACCTTTTGCTCTTTAGCCCATCACCTTTGGTCTCCAACCAGCAATCACATCCTCTGTTTGCGCCTCTGTATTCTTGAATGATTCCCTCGAGAACACATTCTGTAACAAAACCATCACCATCATTAGTGGTGTGGttattaattaaaacataatgaaaataaatttgattaaaacaTCTAGGATCAGGCATTATTACCTCCATGTAGGATTTAAGGAAAGGAAGTGAATCTGGAACAGACCAGTTCTTGAAATGTCCAAGTGCAATCTTCATGTGGTATAACTTTGGTGCCAAGGACAAATCCGCTGCTGAGATCTTCTCTCCGTTTATGTAAGGTCCCTGTAGAGCGTTCGAAGTTAGCAAAGATATAACATAGAATCGAAGACTATGTTATGGAAGAGATCATCAGGACAGAAAGAGCTTACATTTTCTTTGAGATAATCGTTGAATGTACTAAGCTCATCCAGTAAAACTTGCTCAGTTCCATCTTTTGGATCTTTGCTCTTCAGAAAACCGATAAACGTGGAGAAGATCTTCGACCCACTGCAGACATAAACGTTCTTAAGCGGAAGATACATGTTTTTGAGTCAAGAACAACACTTCATAACATCTGCGAAAAGAACAAAGAAGAGGAATGCTTACACTGAAGCCTTTTCGGGTGGGGTTGCTAGAGGAGGCTCAGGGTACTTGTCTTCCAAAGCATGTGTTATGACATCAGAATCCGGAACCCATTTCTCATCAAACTTCACCACCGGGACTTTTCCTTCTGCATTAATTTTCAAGAACCTGGAAACATTATACAAAGAATACAACACAGTGAGAAAAGTAATCAAGAATCATGTGAACTTGAAACACATTAAAAGGAGTCTCAAAGTATTTACCACTCTGGCTTGTTACTCAAATCCACCATTTTCATGTCATAAGGTACATGCTTCTCCTCCATGGTCAGCAACACCCTTTGGCAAAAAGGGCCTACCAACAAAATTTATGCATATACTCAACTCGTGAAGTAAAAAATAACCCTCGAGACTAGACTAGAAGCAATCAAGTTtgcatttttatatttctaaatcTGTTTTGATAGTTTCAGATTACTAAATTAAGAAACACTCTAAGCACTAATTAAGTTAAACGAAAAATGCGTTAAGTATCTATCTGCAAGGGACAATTAAGCAAAACATGAATAAAGATTGCAGCTTTATCATccacattttaattttttccgtcaagagagagagagagagagctaacAGTCTCCGAGCTTGTTGGGTGTGGTGATGGAAGCTTTGACGCAGATTTCGAGAGGAGCAGCCGCCATAGCCACTGTTCCTAACCGGACGGTTCTTCTCGGTTTGGTCAAACCGAATCCCTTGATAAGCCCTGCGCGGCCGACCGGCGCCGATAGAACACCGGCGGTGCTTGGTTGAAATCTAAGgcttatcatattttttttgtctctctGTTCTTTGTTAATTTTCCGACAGTTCTTTTATTCAGACCGTAGACTTGTCAGATGGACTCACATAATCTGGAGAATTCTCAGTGGCTAAGTTGACTGACACGTGGCGAGTTTAAGATATCATGTAACGACCAATATGGGCCTCACTTTCTTCAAC includes the following:
- the LOC103846305 gene encoding glutathione S-transferase DHAR3, chloroplastic codes for the protein MISLRFQPSTAGVLSAPVGRAGLIKGFGLTKPRRTVRLGTVAMAAAPLEICVKASITTPNKLGDCPFCQRVLLTMEEKHVPYDMKMVDLSNKPEWFLKINAEGKVPVVKFDEKWVPDSDVITHALEDKYPEPPLATPPEKASVGSKIFSTFIGFLKSKDPKDGTEQVLLDELSTFNDYLKENGPYINGEKISAADLSLAPKLYHMKIALGHFKNWSVPDSLPFLKSYMENVFSRESFKNTEAQTEDVIAGWRPKVMG
- the LOC103846304 gene encoding valine--tRNA ligase, chloroplastic/mitochondrial 2 isoform X2, whose product is MSLALSTWAMPCLSLLRLWNNLTVIWDIMVRYNRMRGRPTLWLPGTDHAGIATQLVVEKMLASEGIKRVELGRDEFTKRVWEWKEKYGGTITNQIKRLGASCDWSRERFTLDEQLSRAVVEAFVKLHEKGLIYQGSYMVNWSPNLQTAVSDLEVEYSEEPGFLYHIKYRVAGSPDFLTIATTRPETLFGDVAIAVHPEDDRYAKYVGQTAIVPMTYGRHVPIISDKYVDKDFGTGVLKISPGHDHNDYLLARKLGLPILNVMNKDGTLNDVAGLFCGLDRFAVREKLWADLEETGLAVKKEPHTSRVPRSQRGGEVIEPLVSKQWFVHMDPLAEKALLAVEKKELTIIPERFEKIYNHWLTNIKDWCISRQLWWGHRIPVWYVVGKDCEEDYIVAKNAEEALEKAHEKYGKDVEIYQDPDVLDTWFSSSLWPFSTLGWPDVSAEDFKNFYPTNMLETGHDILFFWVARMVMMGIEFTGTVPFTHVYLHGLIRDSEGRKMSKSLGNVIDPLDTIKDFGTDALRFSIALGTAGQDLNLSTEKLTANKAFTNKLWNAGKFVLQSLPSLSDTSAWENLLALKLDKEETLLSLPLPECWAVSKLHILIDSVTTSYEKLFFGDVGRETYEFFWSDFADWYIEASKSRLYGSGGNSDSLVSQAVLLYVFENILKLLHPFMPFVTEDLWQALPYRKEALIVSPWPQNSLPRNVESIKRFENLQALTRAIRNVRAEYSVEPVKRISASVVGSAEVVGYISKEKEVLALLSRLDLNNVHFTNTPPGDANLSVHVVASEGLEAYLPLAAMVDISSEVPRISKRLSKMQTEYDALITRLNSPKFLEKAPEEVVRGVKEKAEEAEEKIKLTKARLDFLKSTSLVSQ
- the LOC103846304 gene encoding valine--tRNA ligase, chloroplastic/mitochondrial 2 isoform X1, producing MILQTGFSLPTTTTFLSPCSPHRLNTLFFTHRRRRLVSPSCFSKRRFSLCVAAASGSDVFTSPETSKSFDFASEEKIYKWWESQGYFKPSFDKGGGKPFVIPMPPPNVTGSLHMGHAMFVTLEDIMVRYNRMRGRPTLWLPGTDHAGIATQLVVEKMLASEGIKRVELGRDEFTKRVWEWKEKYGGTITNQIKRLGASCDWSRERFTLDEQLSRAVVEAFVKLHEKGLIYQGSYMVNWSPNLQTAVSDLEVEYSEEPGFLYHIKYRVAGSPDFLTIATTRPETLFGDVAIAVHPEDDRYAKYVGQTAIVPMTYGRHVPIISDKYVDKDFGTGVLKISPGHDHNDYLLARKLGLPILNVMNKDGTLNDVAGLFCGLDRFAVREKLWADLEETGLAVKKEPHTSRVPRSQRGGEVIEPLVSKQWFVHMDPLAEKALLAVEKKELTIIPERFEKIYNHWLTNIKDWCISRQLWWGHRIPVWYVVGKDCEEDYIVAKNAEEALEKAHEKYGKDVEIYQDPDVLDTWFSSSLWPFSTLGWPDVSAEDFKNFYPTNMLETGHDILFFWVARMVMMGIEFTGTVPFTHVYLHGLIRDSEGRKMSKSLGNVIDPLDTIKDFGTDALRFSIALGTAGQDLNLSTEKLTANKAFTNKLWNAGKFVLQSLPSLSDTSAWENLLALKLDKEETLLSLPLPECWAVSKLHILIDSVTTSYEKLFFGDVGRETYEFFWSDFADWYIEASKSRLYGSGGNSDSLVSQAVLLYVFENILKLLHPFMPFVTEDLWQALPYRKEALIVSPWPQNSLPRNVESIKRFENLQALTRAIRNVRAEYSVEPVKRISASVVGSAEVVGYISKEKEVLALLSRLDLNNVHFTNTPPGDANLSVHVVASEGLEAYLPLAAMVDISSEVPRISKRLSKMQTEYDALITRLNSPKFLEKAPEEVVRGVKEKAEEAEEKIKLTKARLDFLKSTSLVSQ